The following are encoded in a window of uncultured Sphaerochaeta sp. genomic DNA:
- a CDS encoding catalase, with product MADRDGRDNTPKKPLTSINGRPIAQNENIQTAGKRGPVTLQDTWYLEKMAHFDREVIPERRMHAKGSGAFGTFTVTKDITKWTKASIFSEVGKKTDMFIRFSTVAGERGAADAERDIRGFAMKFYTDEGNWDLVGNNTPVFFFRDPMLFPDLNHAVKRDPRTNMRSAQNNWDFWASLPEALHQVTITMGDRGIPKSYRHMNGYGSHTYSFINAENERVWVKFTLKTQQGIENLTDQEAAEIVANDRESHQKDLFESIEKGDFPKWTMYVQIMTEEQARKHPDNPFDLTKVWFHDEYPLHEVGVVELNRNPDNYFQDVEQAAFNPANKVPGIGYSPDRMLQGRLFSYGDAQRYRLGVNYYQIPVNRSKVETNHFHRDGFMRSDGNFGGSVHYNPNSYGMWKDQNKLTEPPYDGEGPVDHYDFREDDDNYYEQVGKLFSIMKDDEKQRLFENTARNMQGTTILVKKRHIRHCYLADPAYGEGVAKALGISIKEIDMDDPYGARA from the coding sequence ATGGCAGACCGAGATGGAAGGGATAATACTCCCAAAAAACCTTTGACTTCGATCAATGGCAGGCCGATAGCACAGAATGAGAACATCCAAACTGCGGGAAAGCGTGGCCCGGTTACATTGCAAGATACTTGGTATCTGGAGAAAATGGCCCATTTTGACAGGGAAGTTATCCCAGAGCGCCGAATGCATGCAAAAGGAAGTGGTGCTTTTGGTACGTTCACCGTCACCAAGGACATCACCAAATGGACCAAGGCAAGCATTTTCTCAGAGGTTGGGAAGAAAACCGACATGTTCATCCGCTTCTCCACTGTTGCAGGAGAACGAGGCGCTGCAGATGCGGAACGTGACATCCGTGGATTTGCCATGAAGTTCTACACTGATGAGGGAAACTGGGATTTGGTTGGCAACAACACACCGGTGTTCTTCTTCCGAGACCCCATGCTGTTCCCCGATCTCAATCATGCGGTAAAGCGTGACCCAAGAACCAATATGCGCTCAGCACAGAACAACTGGGATTTCTGGGCTTCACTTCCCGAGGCTCTTCATCAGGTAACGATTACGATGGGAGATAGGGGAATCCCGAAGAGCTACCGCCATATGAACGGATATGGTTCTCATACCTACTCATTCATCAATGCAGAGAATGAGAGAGTGTGGGTCAAGTTCACGCTGAAGACTCAGCAAGGAATTGAGAATCTCACTGACCAAGAAGCTGCAGAAATTGTGGCAAATGACCGAGAGAGTCACCAGAAAGACTTGTTTGAGTCAATCGAGAAAGGAGACTTCCCTAAATGGACGATGTATGTACAGATCATGACTGAGGAGCAGGCAAGGAAGCATCCAGATAATCCCTTTGATCTTACCAAGGTCTGGTTCCATGATGAGTATCCTTTGCATGAGGTGGGAGTGGTTGAGCTGAATCGAAACCCGGATAACTACTTCCAGGATGTTGAGCAGGCTGCATTCAACCCGGCAAACAAGGTTCCTGGTATTGGTTACTCCCCAGACAGAATGCTGCAGGGTAGACTGTTCAGCTACGGGGATGCCCAGCGGTATCGCCTTGGGGTGAACTACTATCAAATTCCGGTAAACAGGAGCAAGGTGGAGACCAACCACTTCCACCGTGATGGATTCATGAGAAGTGATGGCAACTTTGGAGGAAGTGTTCACTACAACCCCAACTCCTACGGGATGTGGAAAGACCAGAACAAGCTTACTGAACCTCCTTACGATGGAGAAGGTCCTGTCGATCATTATGACTTCAGGGAAGATGATGATAACTACTATGAGCAAGTTGGAAAGTTGTTCTCTATCATGAAGGATGATGAAAAGCAACGGTTGTTTGAGAATACCGCAAGAAACATGCAAGGGACCACCATTCTGGTCAAAAAGCGGCATATCAGGCACTGCTATCTTGCAGACCCTGCCTATGGGGAGGGTGTTGCCAAGGCCTTGGGTATCTCCATCAAGGAAATTGATATGGATGATCCCTACGGGGCAAGAGCGTAA
- a CDS encoding DUF523 and DUF1722 domain-containing protein has product MEHTPIILTEKIPIGISLCAMGGPVRYNGKGIDVLTPLEREKNDFVFTPVCPECQAGLGITRDPVHLSGGTGEQVWKGEAEVKNRSGKLVTAEMKQGSLECLEVLRRSGATAYIYMDGSPSCGVYRTTLKNTRRGNPPGVFGSLLLDEGFFLIPSSDLQSPLKWWDWRRRLLAFHWFSTYELSSMQELYEVWYRLKFLCQELDNTWAREMGRTLAGLKKTDFAAFEPQFRKEVLDLLRKPSTTAKMTNSLWKHYSHYRKNRGKTVQEINSPTFRRNVTTIAKELVKMERTAVEDSFLFGASPVIYRDMHRLKALEEKRASEEETQE; this is encoded by the coding sequence ATGGAACACACCCCGATAATCCTGACTGAGAAGATTCCCATCGGAATAAGCTTATGTGCGATGGGAGGTCCTGTACGCTATAACGGCAAGGGCATTGATGTATTGACTCCCCTTGAAAGAGAAAAGAACGACTTTGTATTCACTCCCGTTTGCCCTGAGTGCCAAGCAGGACTGGGTATTACACGGGACCCTGTGCATCTCTCTGGGGGAACAGGGGAGCAGGTCTGGAAAGGAGAAGCTGAGGTAAAGAATCGCTCTGGGAAGCTGGTGACTGCTGAGATGAAGCAGGGCTCCTTGGAATGTCTTGAGGTCTTGAGGCGTAGTGGTGCCACTGCATACATCTACATGGATGGAAGCCCTTCTTGTGGAGTCTATCGCACTACCCTGAAGAATACCCGGCGTGGTAATCCCCCAGGGGTATTTGGCTCTCTCTTGCTGGATGAAGGTTTCTTCCTTATCCCTTCCAGTGACCTCCAAAGCCCACTCAAGTGGTGGGACTGGAGAAGAAGACTTCTCGCCTTCCACTGGTTCAGTACCTATGAACTCTCATCAATGCAAGAACTCTATGAGGTTTGGTACCGTCTTAAGTTCCTTTGCCAGGAACTGGATAACACATGGGCAAGAGAGATGGGAAGAACGCTCGCAGGGTTAAAAAAGACTGACTTTGCTGCATTTGAACCACAGTTCAGAAAGGAAGTTCTCGACCTCTTGAGAAAACCTTCAACGACGGCAAAGATGACCAACAGCCTCTGGAAGCATTACTCTCATTACAGAAAAAATCGAGGGAAAACGGTCCAGGAGATAAACAGCCCAACCTTTAGGAGAAACGTCACTACCATTGCCAAGGAACTGGTGAAGATGGAGCGTACCGCTGTGGAGGACTCCTTCCTCTTTGGAGCCAGTCCGGTAATCTACCGGGATATGCACCGGCTGAAGGCTTTGGAAGAGAAACGTGCTAGCGAGGAAGAAACACAAGAGTAA
- a CDS encoding DUF5655 domain-containing protein codes for MEADDFFGGYPQAKNLFTEVMREISLLGPIQLKTSKSQISLIGQSAFAYFWIPGRYLKGRSVAPLVLSIPLSYHDKTVLWKEVTKIQEHWFMHHLEIWEKTSFTNSVMSVLATAYIGGKPIEK; via the coding sequence ATGGAAGCAGATGATTTCTTTGGCGGATATCCTCAAGCAAAAAACCTCTTTACAGAGGTTATGAGAGAGATTTCCCTCTTGGGGCCTATACAGCTGAAGACCAGTAAGAGCCAGATTTCTCTCATTGGGCAATCGGCCTTCGCCTATTTCTGGATTCCTGGTCGCTATCTCAAAGGCAGATCAGTGGCGCCCTTGGTTCTCAGCATTCCTCTTTCTTATCATGATAAGACAGTACTGTGGAAAGAGGTGACCAAGATACAAGAACACTGGTTTATGCATCACCTGGAGATATGGGAGAAGACCTCTTTTACAAACAGTGTTATGTCAGTGCTTGCTACTGCATACATTGGAGGTAAGCCAATTGAGAAATAG
- a CDS encoding putative immunity protein, with the protein MRNRLFVAEHRGGLLSLSDHRSLMKWALLCTEHLSEYHVFLEEEVIISALEIGHRWSEGHAKTGEAMKASRAVHAFARTVEDKPSQFYYRAVGQAVATAHMADHSLGPVWYGRKMLVLLNRDAEKELTWQLERLVDLNPHLLPRVQQELKKIL; encoded by the coding sequence TTGAGAAATAGGTTGTTTGTAGCAGAGCATCGGGGTGGCTTGCTTTCCCTATCTGACCATCGCTCCCTCATGAAGTGGGCACTTCTCTGCACGGAGCATCTTAGCGAGTACCACGTATTCCTTGAAGAAGAAGTGATCATATCAGCATTGGAAATAGGCCATAGATGGAGTGAGGGACATGCAAAGACTGGAGAGGCGATGAAAGCGAGTAGGGCGGTGCATGCCTTTGCTCGTACTGTAGAAGACAAACCTTCTCAGTTCTACTACCGTGCAGTCGGGCAGGCAGTCGCTACCGCCCATATGGCAGACCACTCTCTTGGTCCGGTGTGGTATGGAAGGAAGATGCTTGTTCTGCTTAATAGGGATGCAGAGAAGGAGCTTACCTGGCAACTTGAAAGGTTGGTTGACCTCAATCCTCATCTCCTTCCTCGTGTACAGCAGGAACTAAAGAAAATCCTGTAA
- a CDS encoding AbrB/MazE/SpoVT family DNA-binding domain-containing protein — MKTTIQKWGNSSGIRLPKPLLQELHLDNGIEVELERVGDGIMMYPRRPTREETLDLLLERISPENMHGTELFGEEVGGEAW, encoded by the coding sequence ATGAAGACAACCATCCAGAAATGGGGAAACAGTTCAGGTATTCGCCTTCCGAAACCCTTGTTGCAGGAATTGCATCTGGATAATGGCATTGAGGTGGAACTCGAGAGGGTTGGGGACGGAATAATGATGTATCCCAGAAGACCAACACGTGAAGAAACATTAGATCTCCTCTTGGAAAGAATAAGTCCAGAAAATATGCATGGCACTGAACTTTTTGGTGAAGAGGTAGGGGGTGAAGCATGGTAA
- a CDS encoding type II toxin-antitoxin system PemK/MazF family toxin, with the protein MVSNVYIPEEGDIVWLDFTPPPGHEQEGRRPGLVVSPKKYNRIGLALICPISSKQKGYPFEISLSSSDGFTSGVVLADQIRSLDWKARNASFKETAGSAVVDGVKDLLMLLIGK; encoded by the coding sequence ATGGTAAGTAATGTCTATATCCCTGAGGAGGGCGATATTGTGTGGTTGGACTTCACTCCTCCGCCCGGTCATGAGCAAGAGGGAAGAAGACCTGGATTGGTGGTAAGCCCCAAGAAATACAACAGGATAGGATTGGCTTTAATTTGTCCGATCTCAAGTAAGCAAAAAGGGTATCCATTCGAGATTTCTCTATCCAGTAGTGATGGCTTTACCTCTGGAGTTGTCCTCGCTGACCAGATACGAAGCCTCGATTGGAAGGCAAGAAATGCTTCTTTCAAGGAAACCGCCGGTTCTGCTGTAGTCGATGGTGTCAAGGATTTGTTGATGCTGTTAATTGGGAAGTGA
- a CDS encoding alkaline phosphatase, producing the protein MKKRLILVLLLLAAVTLGLAAQPAGESTPTWEVTEQQTAKAPKYVFMFIGDGMSHVQINAAQVLKGNNTKGSVSLEKLTFTEFPVSGLQTTYDATSFCPDSASTATSLSSGYKTHSGVLGLGIDKQYVGKNIAERLKEQKDWKVGIVSTVTINHATPAAYYAHVPSRNNYYDIGVQMANSGFDYFAGGSINKAEDGGKQSIYTLLEEQGYLVTDDKSEILSLSSKSGKVYAQSPRLQDGGAMPYAIDMDADDVTLAQFVKKGIDVLDNEKGFFMMVESGKIDWACHANDAASEIRDLLAFDEAIQEAVAFAEAHPDETLIVVTGDHETGGMTIGFASTGYNTAFNILENQKVSYVAFDGIMQEAIANNPDLSFQEALVLVEEYFGLVPPGSKASSEVLALSSLEYSRLEEAFRQAMLPKGSRANDQLSYQLYGSYNPFSITLTHILNNKAGIGWTSYSHTGTPVGVFAYGVGSEMFAGSYDNTDIFAKLKSLVEVV; encoded by the coding sequence ATGAAGAAAAGACTGATTCTGGTATTATTGCTGTTGGCAGCAGTAACTTTGGGTCTTGCAGCTCAGCCTGCAGGAGAGAGTACACCTACTTGGGAAGTGACAGAGCAACAGACTGCAAAAGCACCCAAGTACGTCTTTATGTTCATCGGTGACGGTATGAGTCACGTACAGATCAATGCTGCCCAGGTATTGAAAGGAAACAACACCAAGGGTTCTGTCTCCTTGGAGAAACTCACATTCACAGAGTTCCCGGTCTCTGGGTTACAGACAACCTATGATGCAACCTCCTTCTGCCCTGATTCAGCTTCCACAGCAACCAGCTTGTCCTCAGGGTATAAAACCCACAGTGGTGTTCTCGGATTGGGAATAGACAAACAGTATGTGGGAAAGAACATTGCTGAACGGCTCAAGGAGCAAAAGGACTGGAAAGTGGGAATCGTCTCAACGGTAACCATCAACCATGCAACTCCAGCAGCTTACTACGCCCATGTTCCTTCTCGGAATAACTACTATGACATCGGAGTGCAGATGGCAAATAGTGGTTTTGACTACTTTGCAGGTGGTTCGATCAACAAAGCAGAAGATGGGGGAAAGCAGAGTATCTATACCTTGTTGGAAGAGCAAGGATATCTGGTTACGGATGACAAGAGCGAAATACTCTCGCTTTCAAGCAAGAGCGGAAAGGTCTATGCACAAAGTCCACGACTACAGGATGGTGGGGCGATGCCCTATGCAATCGACATGGATGCAGACGATGTAACGCTGGCTCAGTTCGTCAAGAAGGGAATTGATGTGCTTGATAATGAGAAGGGCTTCTTCATGATGGTAGAGTCTGGAAAGATCGACTGGGCCTGTCATGCCAATGATGCTGCCTCGGAAATCAGGGACTTGCTTGCCTTCGATGAGGCAATTCAGGAAGCAGTTGCATTCGCTGAAGCTCATCCTGATGAGACGTTGATTGTAGTAACCGGGGACCATGAAACCGGTGGTATGACCATCGGATTTGCTTCGACTGGGTATAACACTGCATTCAACATTCTCGAGAACCAGAAAGTCTCCTACGTAGCATTCGATGGGATTATGCAGGAGGCCATTGCAAACAATCCAGATCTGAGTTTCCAAGAAGCGTTGGTATTGGTGGAAGAGTACTTTGGCTTGGTCCCTCCTGGAAGCAAAGCCTCATCGGAGGTGCTGGCATTGAGCAGCCTTGAGTATTCCAGGCTGGAGGAGGCATTCCGCCAGGCAATGCTGCCAAAGGGCAGTCGTGCAAATGACCAGCTGAGTTACCAACTCTATGGAAGCTACAATCCATTCTCCATCACCCTGACTCATATCCTGAACAACAAGGCTGGTATTGGTTGGACGAGTTACTCCCATACAGGAACCCCTGTAGGAGTATTCGCCTACGGGGTTGGCTCAGAGATGTTTGCTGGCTCCTATGACAACACCGATATATTCGCCAAGTTGAAGTCACTTGTAGAAGTTGTATAA
- a CDS encoding YibE/F family protein: MKKSVNLYREWFLLAVLLGVVLLLIMIPTGFEREIYINAIGSRARVIALDNSNMYQTGVVRMGEQICTIEILSGPHAGKQTEAINLLNGKLEFDTVYKEGDIAWVLVEQDKEGEIVFTNMVSHYRFSKELLLLGLFAFGLILFSGKTGVRTIISFALAFLLIWKVLIPLTLKGYEPMLVSLLVGSFLAVACLLLVAGLTKKAYAAIIGTIICSVITVLFSMWGTWYLKLHGAVMPWSESLLFAGYESMQLTKVFQAAIYLSCLGALLDLAIDISSALEEVQRHHPSITRTALIQSGLNIGRSVVGSQTTTLLLAYIGSYLTIMMVYMAQGTPVMSILNSPSVAAEILHTMVGCIALVLVAPITSVTCGYLYTSRNSELKVLVQNHADASISGR; encoded by the coding sequence ATGAAGAAATCTGTTAATCTCTATCGAGAGTGGTTTTTGTTGGCTGTCCTGCTTGGTGTGGTACTTCTCCTGATAATGATCCCCACCGGTTTTGAGCGAGAGATATATATAAATGCAATAGGAAGTAGGGCAAGGGTAATCGCTTTGGATAATTCCAATATGTACCAGACAGGGGTAGTTCGTATGGGAGAACAAATCTGCACAATAGAGATTCTCTCAGGACCTCATGCAGGCAAGCAGACTGAAGCTATAAACCTGCTCAATGGAAAACTCGAATTTGATACTGTATATAAAGAAGGGGATATTGCCTGGGTATTGGTAGAGCAGGACAAGGAAGGGGAGATCGTATTCACCAACATGGTCAGTCATTACCGTTTTTCGAAAGAGCTGCTGCTTCTTGGACTTTTTGCCTTTGGACTCATTCTCTTCTCAGGGAAGACGGGAGTTAGGACGATTATCTCATTTGCCTTGGCCTTTTTGCTCATTTGGAAAGTACTTATCCCTCTTACACTCAAGGGCTATGAGCCCATGTTGGTTTCCCTACTCGTTGGCTCCTTTCTCGCCGTCGCTTGCTTGCTGCTGGTAGCCGGACTGACAAAGAAAGCCTATGCAGCAATCATAGGAACCATTATTTGCTCTGTCATCACTGTGCTGTTCTCAATGTGGGGGACATGGTATTTGAAATTGCATGGGGCTGTTATGCCCTGGTCGGAGTCGTTGCTGTTCGCCGGTTATGAAAGCATGCAACTTACCAAAGTCTTTCAAGCGGCAATTTATCTCTCTTGTTTGGGTGCACTATTGGACTTGGCGATCGATATCAGCTCCGCACTGGAGGAGGTGCAGAGACACCACCCATCCATTACTCGCACGGCGCTTATACAGAGCGGATTGAATATCGGAAGATCCGTGGTAGGGAGCCAGACTACTACCCTCCTGCTCGCGTATATTGGGAGTTATCTTACCATCATGATGGTGTACATGGCGCAGGGCACCCCTGTTATGAGTATTCTCAACTCCCCTAGTGTTGCCGCAGAAATCCTTCATACCATGGTGGGCTGTATCGCACTGGTATTGGTTGCTCCCATTACCTCAGTTACCTGTGGATATCTCTATACCAGCAGAAATTCAGAGCTGAAGGTGCTTGTTCAGAATCACGCTGATGCCAGTATTTCCGGAAGATAG
- a CDS encoding carboxymuconolactone decarboxylase family protein, with the protein MMHEGPIPSDILKRQAYKRKFSVQDLYRGIMLVPEAVSGLKYNRKHKVVSADFLERMQLAVTEVNGCAACSYAHAHMALKQGISSEEIYSLLSGDGSLIRPEEGKAIMFAQHFADTGGFPDIETYQTIETTYGINEARVMLSAIRMMQVGNIYGIPFSAFISRLKGYPYHGSSLFYELGMQVLSAVLLPFALLHGVVRLLIKGRNGLPTL; encoded by the coding sequence ATGATGCATGAGGGGCCAATACCAAGCGATATACTCAAGAGACAGGCATACAAGCGAAAATTCTCTGTTCAGGATTTGTATCGTGGAATCATGTTGGTCCCTGAAGCTGTTTCAGGGCTGAAATACAATCGGAAGCATAAGGTTGTCTCTGCAGACTTCCTTGAGCGTATGCAACTTGCGGTAACAGAGGTGAACGGATGTGCGGCCTGTTCCTATGCCCATGCTCATATGGCATTGAAACAGGGAATAAGCAGTGAGGAGATCTATAGCCTCCTCAGTGGAGATGGCTCTCTCATCAGACCAGAGGAAGGAAAGGCCATCATGTTTGCGCAACACTTTGCAGATACCGGAGGATTCCCTGATATTGAAACCTACCAGACGATTGAAACAACGTATGGCATCAATGAAGCCAGGGTTATGCTTTCAGCAATTAGGATGATGCAGGTAGGGAATATCTATGGCATCCCGTTCAGTGCATTTATCTCGAGACTGAAAGGGTATCCATATCATGGCAGTTCTCTTTTCTATGAATTGGGCATGCAAGTGCTCAGTGCCGTGTTGCTGCCTTTCGCTCTTTTACATGGAGTTGTACGATTGCTTATAAAGGGCCGTAACGGTCTTCCTACACTGTAA
- a CDS encoding DUF1801 domain-containing protein, with translation MHIFQSYLEDIADENHRKKMDALLTWVHETFPTLGMRIAWNQPIFTDHETFIIGFSRAKAHISVAPESKTIEKFSDDLSKAKLSATKELFRIKWEQEIPYSLLQKIIHFNIEDKKECSAFWKK, from the coding sequence ATGCATATATTTCAATCATATCTTGAGGATATTGCTGATGAGAACCACCGAAAGAAGATGGATGCATTGCTTACTTGGGTGCATGAGACGTTTCCAACACTCGGGATGAGAATTGCCTGGAATCAACCGATATTCACTGACCATGAGACCTTTATCATCGGTTTCAGCAGGGCAAAAGCACACATCAGTGTTGCTCCTGAAAGCAAAACAATCGAGAAATTCTCGGATGATCTTTCAAAGGCAAAACTGTCAGCCACCAAAGAACTGTTCAGGATCAAATGGGAGCAGGAGATCCCCTACTCACTTCTACAGAAGATCATCCACTTCAATATCGAGGACAAGAAGGAGTGTTCAGCATTCTGGAAGAAGTAA
- a CDS encoding amidohydrolase family protein yields MPIIDSHAHVFTELCGFGADGELRSIGGGKARWATGEVIDLIPQSYGDTTFSAERFLTLMDQNNVEKAVLLQGGFLGFANDYLSQVVSTYPTRFAAAATFDPFCRNAQKILDNLIQMFRIFKFEMSTGCGIMGSHPDFPLDNPSMMQFYKQIATNQGVLVFDLGSPGDGSNQPGAIKNIADAFPHMPIVICHLMSPRRQHRRELENGLETMKRENIYFDLAALHHKVRPEDYPFPTAQEFISLAKNLVGSDHLMWGTDVPSTLVQYSYRQLLDYQWELFTEEERKLVFHDTAERIYFST; encoded by the coding sequence ATGCCCATCATTGATTCCCATGCACATGTATTTACCGAGCTCTGCGGCTTTGGAGCCGACGGAGAACTCCGATCAATTGGCGGAGGAAAGGCTCGTTGGGCCACAGGGGAGGTGATCGATCTCATCCCCCAAAGCTATGGGGATACGACCTTCAGTGCTGAGCGGTTTCTCACCTTGATGGATCAGAACAATGTTGAAAAGGCCGTTCTATTGCAAGGAGGTTTCCTTGGTTTTGCCAATGACTATCTTTCTCAGGTGGTATCAACATACCCTACTCGTTTTGCTGCTGCGGCAACCTTCGATCCATTCTGCCGTAACGCACAAAAGATTCTGGATAATCTAATCCAGATGTTTCGGATTTTCAAATTCGAGATGTCCACAGGGTGTGGCATCATGGGAAGCCATCCCGATTTCCCCCTCGACAACCCAAGTATGATGCAGTTTTATAAACAGATAGCAACAAACCAAGGCGTCCTGGTGTTTGACTTGGGAAGTCCTGGAGATGGGAGCAACCAGCCAGGGGCAATCAAAAATATCGCTGATGCATTTCCACATATGCCCATTGTCATCTGCCACCTCATGAGTCCAAGACGTCAACACAGGAGAGAATTGGAAAACGGTTTGGAGACAATGAAACGGGAGAATATTTACTTTGACCTTGCCGCCCTACACCACAAGGTACGTCCTGAAGATTATCCGTTTCCAACCGCACAGGAATTCATATCGCTCGCGAAAAACTTGGTTGGGTCAGACCACCTTATGTGGGGCACCGATGTCCCTTCCACCTTGGTACAATACAGTTACAGGCAGCTACTGGACTACCAGTGGGAGTTGTTCACAGAGGAGGAGCGAAAGCTGGTCTTTCACGATACAGCTGAAAGGATCTATTTCTCCACGTAG
- a CDS encoding extracellular solute-binding protein, which produces MKRMLVLLLIAVLAVGTVFAAGSKEAAKEDGPVTLRLSWWGGDSRHTPTLAAMDAYMAKNPNVKLEGEYGGWDGYYQKIVTQIAGGTAADIIQIDQPWLAELSSKGDVFTVIDNSMVDLSQFDAAFLENYCSYEGKLMGLPTGTNVNTFVVDTKMLSDFGIDPNTKWTWENIVSEGKKINDQDSTRYFSGATPDILRYWFEIYIAQLAGSVVDSNKQVAFTQEQGAEAFRYFQRWIDEDIIAPFSQTSLFYQKFQENPDWINGKMATAWTWVSSMDKDIGARENFETRQFPVMDGAVNTGILMRPSQIFVVNNNSKNKDEAIKLLDYLFTDAEAIEKLGLARGIPSAAIGRSVLAEKGMISEMAEKATNEGIAQAGDPQSVYQMNSEVMQVMQDVIDEFGFGRLTPEEASAKLIKNLEATLASL; this is translated from the coding sequence ATGAAAAGAATGCTTGTTTTACTGCTCATTGCCGTATTGGCTGTGGGAACAGTATTTGCAGCCGGTTCAAAAGAAGCTGCAAAAGAAGACGGTCCTGTGACACTGCGTCTCTCCTGGTGGGGTGGTGACTCTCGTCATACTCCGACCCTTGCAGCAATGGATGCCTATATGGCAAAGAATCCCAACGTCAAGTTGGAAGGCGAGTACGGTGGCTGGGATGGCTACTACCAGAAGATAGTGACCCAGATTGCTGGTGGCACTGCCGCTGACATTATCCAGATTGACCAACCTTGGCTTGCTGAGCTCTCCTCGAAAGGCGATGTGTTCACCGTTATCGACAATTCCATGGTTGACCTTTCCCAGTTTGATGCAGCATTCCTTGAGAACTACTGCTCCTATGAGGGGAAATTGATGGGTCTTCCTACCGGAACCAACGTCAATACCTTTGTGGTAGACACCAAAATGCTCTCTGATTTTGGCATTGATCCCAACACCAAGTGGACCTGGGAGAATATCGTCAGTGAAGGCAAGAAGATCAACGACCAGGATTCCACCCGCTATTTCAGTGGTGCAACACCTGACATTCTTCGCTACTGGTTTGAGATTTACATTGCACAGCTTGCCGGAAGTGTTGTGGACAGCAACAAGCAGGTTGCTTTTACCCAGGAACAGGGAGCTGAGGCATTCCGCTACTTCCAGCGCTGGATTGATGAGGACATCATTGCTCCTTTCAGCCAGACCTCACTTTTCTATCAGAAGTTCCAGGAAAATCCAGATTGGATCAACGGCAAGATGGCAACTGCATGGACTTGGGTAAGTTCCATGGACAAGGACATTGGGGCTAGAGAGAACTTCGAAACCCGTCAGTTCCCTGTCATGGATGGTGCTGTAAACACAGGTATCCTGATGCGCCCCTCCCAGATCTTTGTGGTCAACAACAACTCAAAGAACAAGGATGAGGCAATCAAGCTTCTTGACTACTTGTTCACCGATGCTGAAGCCATCGAGAAGTTGGGTCTTGCACGTGGTATTCCCTCTGCAGCAATCGGACGGAGTGTTCTTGCTGAGAAGGGTATGATCTCAGAGATGGCAGAGAAGGCCACCAATGAAGGTATTGCCCAGGCTGGTGACCCACAGAGTGTCTACCAAATGAATAGTGAAGTCATGCAGGTAATGCAGGACGTGATCGATGAGTTCGGTTTTGGAAGGCTTACCCCTGAGGAAGCTTCTGCCAAGCTGATCAAGAATCTTGAAGCAACACTTGCTTCTCTGTAA